From Musa acuminata AAA Group cultivar baxijiao chromosome BXJ3-8, Cavendish_Baxijiao_AAA, whole genome shotgun sequence, one genomic window encodes:
- the LOC103994505 gene encoding pistil-specific extensin-like protein has product MEKGWVVAVIVAAAALLMLGAVEARRGHDDVKVVHYDGKVLCQDCSKGWNEWTKGKPVKGAKVAVTCLDSRRRAVCHTSDTTDDKGEFDLVVSKFVYGKAVRPEDCTVRLVSSPDPTCNVMTDFGGGKCGVRPHHPSVVHRGMLKYTVGPFYFTSPSCEEPETSPHEDDED; this is encoded by the exons ATGGAGAAGGGGTGGGTTGTGGCGGTGATTGTAGCTGCAGCAGCCTTGTTGATGTTGGGCGCGGTGGAAGCCCGGCGTGGTCATGACGACGTGAAGGTCGTACACTACGATGGCAAGGTGCTGTGCCAGGACTGCTCCAAGGGATGGAACGAGTGGACGAAGGGTAAACCCGTCAAAG GTGCGAAGGTCGCGGTGACATGCCTGGACTCGCGCCGGCGAGCGGTGTGCCACACGAGCGACACCACCGACGACAAGGGCGAGTTCGATCTAGTGGTGAGCAAGTTCGTGTACGGGAAGGCGGTCCGGCCGGAGGACTGCACCGTGAGGCTGGTGTCGTCGCCCGATCCCACCTGCAACGTCATGACCGACTTCGGCGGCGGCAAGTGCGGGGTGAGGCCCCACCACCCCTCCGTCGTGCACCGCGGCATGCTCAAGTACACCGTGGGGCCTTTCTACTTCACGTCGCCGTCGTGCGAGGAGCCGGAGACTTCGCCGCATGAGGACGATGAAGACTGA
- the LOC103994504 gene encoding phosphoglucan phosphatase DSP4, amyloplastic isoform X2, whose product MNSLRSLPTSSAPPSPAPRGRSSRPPNLNLACSKSSASPEKTGAEVQDQKSEIYSSDMTKAMGAVLTYRHELGMNYNFIYPGLIVGSCLQTPSDVDKLRKIGVKTIFCLQKDSDLEYFGVDIGAIREYAMQCGDIEHLRAEIRDFDAFDLRMRLPAVVSKLYKAINRNGGVTYVHCTAGLGRAPAVALAYMFWVKGYELNEGHQLLQSKRACFPKLAAIKSATIDMLIGLSKNHVTLMWKGNECSSVEVSGLDIGWGQRIPLKFNEEEGVWILEKNLPEGRYEYKYIVDDKWLCNEHELLTSANNDGHVNNYVEVSSSDTSVEAMGLRKRLASKNVDLTKEERKMIRDFLESYNA is encoded by the exons ATGAACAGCCTTCGGAGCCTTCCGAC ATCCTCCGCTCCGCCCTCGCCGGCCCCGAGAGGACGTTCGAGTAGGCcaccgaacttgaatctg GCATGTTCCAAGTCTTCTGCAAGTCCTGAGAAGACTGGTGCTGAAGTGCAAGATCAGAAGTCTGAGATATATAGCAGTGATATGACAAAAGCAATGGGTGCAG TGCTGACATATAGGCATGAGCTTGGAATGAATTATAATTTCATCTACCCAGGATTGATTGTTGGTTCTTGTCTACAG ACCCCATCAGATGTTGATAAGCTTCGAAAGATTGGGGTGAAGACCATCTTTTGCTTGCAGAAGGACTCGGATCTTGA ATATTTTGGGGTTGATATTGGTGCAATTCGTGAATATGCCATGCAATGTGGTGACATTGAGCATCTTCGTGCTGAAATCAG GGATTTTGATGCATTTGATTTGAGGATGAGACTTCCTGCAGTAGTTAGCAAATTATACAAGGCTATTAATCGGAATGGTGGAGTGACTTATGTTCACTGTACAGCCGGGCTTGGAAGAGCGCCTGCAGTTGCA TTGGCATACATGTTTTGGGTTAAAGGCTATGAGCTGAATGAAGGGCACCAGCTACTGCAG AGTAAGCGAGCATGCTTCCCAAAATTGGCTGCTATAAAAAGTGCAACCATTGATATG CTTATAGGCCTATCCAAGAACCATGTCACTCTGATGTGGAAAGGTAATGAGTGTTCCTCAGTGGAAGTGTCTGGACTTGATATTGGATGGGGACAG AGAATTCCTCTGAAGTTCAATGAGGAGGAAGGTGTATGGATTCTTGAGAAGAACTTACCT GAAGGACGCTATGAGTACAAGTACATAGTTGATGATAAATGGCTGTGCAACGAACATGAGTTGTTGACAAGTGCAAACAATGACGGTCACGTAAACAATTATGTAGAA GTTTCCAGTAGCGATACAAGTGTCGAGGCAATGGGGCTAAGGAAACGTTTAGCAAGCAAAAATGTTGACCTTACCAAGGAGGAAAGGAAGATGATTAGAGACTTCCTGGAATCCTATAACGCGTAG
- the LOC103994504 gene encoding phosphoglucan phosphatase DSP4, amyloplastic isoform X1: MNSLRSLPTSSAPPSPAPRGRSSRPPNLNLGVIRPHHLRVNVARSACSKSSASPEKTGAEVQDQKSEIYSSDMTKAMGAVLTYRHELGMNYNFIYPGLIVGSCLQTPSDVDKLRKIGVKTIFCLQKDSDLEYFGVDIGAIREYAMQCGDIEHLRAEIRDFDAFDLRMRLPAVVSKLYKAINRNGGVTYVHCTAGLGRAPAVALAYMFWVKGYELNEGHQLLQSKRACFPKLAAIKSATIDMLIGLSKNHVTLMWKGNECSSVEVSGLDIGWGQRIPLKFNEEEGVWILEKNLPEGRYEYKYIVDDKWLCNEHELLTSANNDGHVNNYVEVSSSDTSVEAMGLRKRLASKNVDLTKEERKMIRDFLESYNA; the protein is encoded by the exons ATGAACAGCCTTCGGAGCCTTCCGAC ATCCTCCGCTCCGCCCTCGCCGGCCCCGAGAGGACGTTCGAGTAGGCcaccgaacttgaatctg GGGGTGATACGACCACACCATCTTCGTGTAAATGTCGCCAGGAGT GCATGTTCCAAGTCTTCTGCAAGTCCTGAGAAGACTGGTGCTGAAGTGCAAGATCAGAAGTCTGAGATATATAGCAGTGATATGACAAAAGCAATGGGTGCAG TGCTGACATATAGGCATGAGCTTGGAATGAATTATAATTTCATCTACCCAGGATTGATTGTTGGTTCTTGTCTACAG ACCCCATCAGATGTTGATAAGCTTCGAAAGATTGGGGTGAAGACCATCTTTTGCTTGCAGAAGGACTCGGATCTTGA ATATTTTGGGGTTGATATTGGTGCAATTCGTGAATATGCCATGCAATGTGGTGACATTGAGCATCTTCGTGCTGAAATCAG GGATTTTGATGCATTTGATTTGAGGATGAGACTTCCTGCAGTAGTTAGCAAATTATACAAGGCTATTAATCGGAATGGTGGAGTGACTTATGTTCACTGTACAGCCGGGCTTGGAAGAGCGCCTGCAGTTGCA TTGGCATACATGTTTTGGGTTAAAGGCTATGAGCTGAATGAAGGGCACCAGCTACTGCAG AGTAAGCGAGCATGCTTCCCAAAATTGGCTGCTATAAAAAGTGCAACCATTGATATG CTTATAGGCCTATCCAAGAACCATGTCACTCTGATGTGGAAAGGTAATGAGTGTTCCTCAGTGGAAGTGTCTGGACTTGATATTGGATGGGGACAG AGAATTCCTCTGAAGTTCAATGAGGAGGAAGGTGTATGGATTCTTGAGAAGAACTTACCT GAAGGACGCTATGAGTACAAGTACATAGTTGATGATAAATGGCTGTGCAACGAACATGAGTTGTTGACAAGTGCAAACAATGACGGTCACGTAAACAATTATGTAGAA GTTTCCAGTAGCGATACAAGTGTCGAGGCAATGGGGCTAAGGAAACGTTTAGCAAGCAAAAATGTTGACCTTACCAAGGAGGAAAGGAAGATGATTAGAGACTTCCTGGAATCCTATAACGCGTAG
- the LOC103994503 gene encoding probable glucuronosyltransferase Os03g0107900: protein MKVTARRAQLHHQKALQLWKYYKWILWLALSVYLFLTTTSSSSSSFLSHPLHLKPNLPARALIEAREPSSSPLPKVYVYELPSRYNKDWLSDPRCGSHLFASEVAIHQALLGYPGRAVDPNDADFFFVPVYVSCNFSTPNGFPSLHHARPLLSSAVDFVSSRFPFWNRSHGSDHVVVASHDYGACFHAMEDVAMADGIPEFLERSIILQTFGVRSPHPCQRAEHVLIPPYVPPGIEDVRPAPEKARRDIFVFFRGKMEVHPKNVSGRFYGRRVRTEIWRRYSANPRFRLQRKRSGDYRAEMARSVFCLCPLGWAPWSPRLVESVALGCVPVIIADDIRLPFPEAVRWPEISVTVAEADVGRLEATLDHVAATNLSAIQRNLWDPARRRSLLFHRPTEQGDATWHVLRALEGMRLRRRPWRPR from the exons ATGAAGGTGACGGCCAGAAGAGCTCAACTCCACCACCAGAAAGCTCTCCAGCTCTGGAAATACTATAAATGGATTCTCTGGCTAGCTCTCTCCGTCTACCTCTTcctcaccaccacctcctcctcctcctcctctttcttgtcTCATCCCCTTCACCTCAAACCGAATCTCCCGGCTCGAGCTCTGATCGAGGCGCGGGAGCCCTCTTCTTCGCCGCTTCCTAAGGTGTATGTCTATGAGCTCCCTTCTCGGTACAACAAAGACTGGCTGTCGGACCCGCGGTGCGGCAGCCACCTGTTCGCCTCGGAGGTGGCGATCCATCAGGCGTTGCTTGGGTACCCCGGCCGCGCGGTTGACCCCAACGACGCCGACTTCTTCTTCGTCCCAGTCTACGTCTCCTGCAACTTCAGCACGCCCAACGGCTTCCCCTCCCTCCACCACGCTCGCCCGCTCCTGTCCTCGGCGGTGGACTTCGTGTCCTCCCGCTTCCCGTTCTGGAATCGCTCCCACGGCAGCGACCACGTCGTCGTCGCCTCTCACGACTACGGCGCCTGCTTCCACGCCATG GAAGATGTTGCGATGGCGGACGGGATACCGGAGTTCTTGGAGAGGTCGATCATCCTGCAGACGTTCGGGGTGCGGTCGCCGCACCCGTGCCAGCGAGCAGAGCACGTTCTGATTCCTCCCTACGTGCCGCCGGGCATCGAAGACGTGCGGCCGGCGCCCGAGAAGGCGAGGCGCGACATCTTCGTCTTCTTTCGCGGTAAGATGGAGGTCCATCCCAAGAACGTCAGCGGCCGCTTCTACGGCAG GAGGGTGAGGACGGAGATATGGCGGCGGTACAGCGCGAACCCGAGGTTCCGGCTGCAGAGGAAACGGTCCGGCGATTACCGAGCCGAGATGGCGCGGTCGGTGTTCTGCCTGTGCCCGCTGGGGTGGGCGCCGTGGAGCCCTCGGCTGGTGGAGTCGGTGGCGCTCGGCTGCGTGCCCGTCATCATCGCAGACGACATCCGGCTGCCCTTCCCGGAGGCGGTGCGGTGGCCGGAGATATCGGTGACGGTGGCGGAGGCAGACGTCGGCCGGCTTGAGGCGACGCTCGACCACGTGGCGGCCACCAATCTGTCGGCGATCCAGCGGAATCTGTGGGACCCAGCCCGGCGGCGCTCCCTGCTCTTCCACCGCCCCACGGAGCAGGGCGACGCGACGTGGCACGTTCTCAGGGCGCTCGAGGGGATGAGGCTCCGCCGCCGGCCGTGGCGGCCGAGGTGA
- the LOC103994502 gene encoding uncharacterized protein LOC103994502: MVEKIEHSHVDVRGISLHIAHIGKGELGNVLFVHGFPEIWYSWRHQMIAAAEAGFKAIAPDLRGYGLSGQPTEPENTTWEDLVADLLAILDSLSIPKVFVVGKDFGAWPAYHLALYHPQRVLGVVTLGVPFIARNLDSDTLPEGFYILRWREPGRAEADFGRFDVRRVVRTIYILFSRVEIPIAERGQEIMDLADSSTPLPQWCTEEDVDVYAALYETSGFRFPLHMPYRSLLKVTAPADPKVEVPALLIMGEKDYVLRFPGMEDYVRSGTVKQFVPDLEIVYVPEGSHFVQEQFPEQVNQLLIDFVKSHL; this comes from the exons ATGGTGGAGAAGATCGAGCACTCTCACGTGGACGTCCGAGGCATCAGCCTCCACATAGCTCACATAGGAAAAG GTGAATTGGGGAACGTCCTCTTCGTCCATGGATTTCCGGAGATATGGTACTCGTGGCGGCACCAGATGATCGCCGCCGCCGAAGCAGGATTCAAGGCCATCGCCCCGGACCTCCGTGGCTACGGCCTCTCCGGCCAGCCAACAGAGCCGGAGAACACCACCTGGGAAGACCTCGTCGCGGATCTCCTCGCCATCCTCGATTCCCTCTCCATCCCCAAG GTGTTTGTTGTCGGGAAGGACTTCGGCGCCTGGCCTGCTTATCATCTTGCTCTGTATCATCCGCAACGGGTGCTGGGTGTCGTGACCTTAGGAGTGCCATTCATCGCCCGAAACTTAGACAGCGACACGCTTCCCGAAGGTTTCTACATACTGCGGTGGCGG GAGCCAGGTCGAGCGGAGGCAGACTTCGGCCGGTTCGATGTCAGGAGAGTCGTTCGCACCATCTATATTCTATTCTCCAGGGTTGAGATTCCCATAGCCGAGCGAGGCCAGGAGATCATGGACCTTGCCGACTCATCCACGCCCTTGCCGCAGTGGTGCACCGAGGAAGACGTCGATGTCTATGCTGCTCTATACGAGACCTCGGGGTTTCGATTTCCGCTCCATATGCCATACCG GTCGCTGCTCAAGGTAACGGCCCCAGCCGATCCGAAAGTTGAAGTCCCTGCGCTGCTGATCATGGGAGAAAAAGACTACGTTCTTAGGTTTCCGGGCATGGAGGACTACGTCAGGAGCGGCACGGTGAAGCAATTCGTCCCCGATCTGGAGATCGTCTACGTCCCCGAAGGAAGCCATTTTGTGCAGGAGCAGTTCCCGGAGCAAGTGAACCAGCTTCTCATCGACTTCGTTAAGAGCCATCTCTGA